Proteins encoded together in one Bacteroides ovatus window:
- a CDS encoding fimbrillin family protein, which translates to MKKNYVTTAVALLLLAGCSNDIKETDIQFTGDTGAKVSFSAVINNHEASNLVTRATETNWEAEDSVGITCGTEQVNIHYKYKGNGLFAAKGGNAEEIWVLGSGEYDVVAYAPFSGTSGEEQPALEVTTASENQATAEERAKIDFLFAKGKATSQTPNVTLAFNHVMSRIRLEFQAGEGVDLADITCYLIGLKNNGTFNPKTGETTVSEDPVTDKDDIYWDKIGEQDNYTVQAILLPQKVQGKVTIQARMNGYLYEAEFANLTELKSGFSYNYIIKTNKYEDNNYVLTITEQTQIIGWEDENHDPITSDPSIAETGTEITNPSWNITEETVTPQPVVK; encoded by the coding sequence ATGAAAAAAAACTATGTCACAACTGCTGTTGCCTTACTACTTTTAGCAGGATGTAGCAACGATATTAAAGAAACTGATATTCAGTTTACCGGTGATACGGGAGCGAAAGTTTCTTTTAGTGCAGTAATAAACAATCATGAGGCTAGCAATCTTGTTACAAGAGCTACGGAAACAAACTGGGAGGCAGAAGACTCGGTAGGAATCACTTGTGGTACGGAACAAGTGAATATTCATTACAAATACAAGGGCAATGGTCTTTTTGCAGCAAAAGGAGGAAATGCAGAAGAAATTTGGGTATTAGGTTCCGGAGAGTATGATGTAGTGGCATACGCTCCATTTTCTGGTACATCAGGTGAAGAACAACCTGCATTAGAAGTGACTACAGCTAGTGAAAATCAAGCTACAGCAGAAGAACGTGCGAAGATAGATTTTCTTTTTGCCAAAGGGAAGGCTACATCACAAACCCCGAACGTGACATTAGCATTCAATCATGTGATGAGTCGTATTAGATTGGAGTTTCAAGCTGGCGAAGGTGTGGACTTGGCAGATATAACTTGTTATCTTATTGGGCTTAAGAATAATGGTACATTTAATCCTAAAACAGGGGAGACAACAGTCAGTGAAGACCCTGTTACGGATAAAGATGATATTTATTGGGATAAAATAGGAGAGCAGGATAATTATACAGTACAAGCTATTTTACTGCCACAGAAGGTGCAAGGCAAAGTAACTATCCAAGCTAGAATGAACGGTTATCTTTATGAAGCCGAGTTTGCTAACTTGACAGAATTGAAATCAGGATTTTCTTATAATTACATCATCAAGACAAATAAATACGAGGACAATAATTATGTGTTGACAATTACAGAACAAACGCAAATAATAGGATGGGAGGATGAAAACCACGATCCTATAACATCCGACCCGAGTATAGCTGAAACTGGAACAGAGATAACTAATCCTAGTTGGAATATTACAGAAGAAACCGTAACTCCACAGCCTGTTGTGAAGTGA